Genomic DNA from Mycolicibacterium helvum:
CCGACGACCGCGGGCTCCTGCACCAATGGCAGCACACCGGCGCCGAAGTGCTGGATCTCGTCGGTCTGCGGGTAGCCAGACAGGACGAACTCCGTCACCCCTAGCGCGGCGTACTCCCGCAGAACGTCTGCCACCGCCTGGTAGCTGCCTATCGCGGCGGTCCCGGCACCATCGCGCAGCAGGCTGGGACCGGCCCACAACCCCGGATACACCTCGAGGCTGCGCGCGTCGACAAGTTCGCCGTTGGTCAGCGCCGCCATCCGCCGCTGCCCCTCGGATCCGGACCGAACGAATCGTTGGTGGGCGGCGCGCACGGCACCGGCGGTCACGCCACTGAGCAACTCCTCGGCCCGCGCCCACGCCGCCGCCTCGTCGGGCCGCGCGACGGTATGCAGCCGCACCCCGTAGCGCAATGTGCGGCCGAACCGGGCCGCGGCCACGCGAACCTGTTCGATTTTCTCCGCCACTTGGTCCGGTGGCTCGCCCCACGTCAGGTACACGTCGGCATGCTCGGCGGCGATCTCGATCGCCTCGGGTGAGGAGCCGCCGAAATAGATGGTCGGCACGGACGTGACCGGATAGGCGATGCGCGCGTTCTCCACGGTGTAGAACTCGCCGGCGAAGGAGAACTCGCCGCCCTGCCACACCCCGCGTAGGACGGTGAGAAACTCACCGGTGCGCCGGTAGCGCGCGGCCTTGTCGAAGTGGTCGCCGTAGCGGCGCATCTCGGCTTCCTCACCACCGGTCACGATGTTGAGCGCCAGCCGGTTTCCGGTGAAACGCTGGTAGGTGCTGGCCTCCTGCGCGGCGAGCACCGGCGAGAGCACGCCGGGACGGAATGCCACCAGGAACTTGAGGTGGCGGCTGTGTTGAGCCAGCGCCGCGGTTGCGATCCAGGAGTCCTCGCACGCCGAACCGGTCGGTGTCAGGGCGGCCTCGAAGCCGAAATCCTCGGCCACCCGCACCAGCGACGTGAGGTTCTCCAACGTGGGTAGCAGGTGGGACTGCGCCCGCGCCTGGAAGTCGCTCTGGTTGTCGGCGATCGTGGTGGTGTCACCATGGGTGGGTAGATACCAATGGAATTTCAGCGGCTCACTCATGAAATCTGCTCAGCTCCAACTCTTTTCGGCGGGCACACCCCATGTGAGCATGGCCGATGATGCGTCACGGCACCAGGGTTGCAACCACGATGAGCACATCATCACCGGCCCAGTAAAGATCATCAAGATCACTACCCTGGTGGGTCCCAGCCGCTCGGCATAGCGTCAGGTGTCGTATGTCCTGCAGTGTTTCTGACAAGGCGGTCGGACTGCGGCGACACCAATCCACTTGTGATACTTCCTGGCATCTAAGCGAGCGTTTGTGATCGAAATCGAGAATCTGACAAAGCGATTCGGTGATCGAACCGTCCTTGACGACATCTCACTGTCGGTGGCCAGCGGGGAGATCCTTGCCGTCGTCGGTCCGAGCGGCGCAGGCAAGAGCACATTGTCGAGGTGCGTCAGCTTCCTGGAGCGGCCCAGCAGTGGCACGGTGCGGGTCGACGGTAAGGACTTCACCCGACTCGACGGCACCGAACTCATCGCGGCACGCCGCAGCGTCGGCGTCATCTTCCAATCGGCGCCGCTACTGAGGCGCCGCACGGTCTCGCAGAACATCGCCCTGCCGCTGGAATACATCGGAGCCACTAGCGCTTCCGCCGATAAGCGAGTCACCGAACTGCTCGACCGGGTCGGGCTGGCCGACCGCGCGTCGTTCTACCCGGCTGCGCTCTCCGGTGGCCAGAAGCAGCGCGTCGGCATCGCCCGTGCGCTCGCGCTCGGACCGTCCAACCTACTGTCCGACGAAGCCACCTCAGGGCTGGATCCCACCACCACCAAGTCAATCCTGGCTCTGCTCAGTCATCTTCGCGACGAGTACGGCCTGTCCATCATCCTGATCACCCACGAGATGGAGGTGGTCCGCGAGGTCGCCGACTCAGTGGCACGCATCGACAACGGTCGTATCATCGAAAGCGGCTCGGTGGAGGACATTATCCTGGACCCGGCCTCGGCCCTGGCTCACGAGTTGTTGCCCGACCGGCCCGCCGTGCCTGCTGCCAGCGACGGCGAAATCTGGGAAATCTCCTACGCCTCCCGGGACGTGCCGCTGGACTGGCTGACATCCCTTCAGAACATCCCCGGCTTCTCTGGAACTCGGGTCAACGTGCTCAGTGCCAGCGTCGAGGCGATTCGCGGCGTGGCAGTCGGCCGGGCCGTGCTGTCCATATCCCCCTCCGCCCCCGCAGGTTTCGCCGATTACCTGCGGCATCGTGGGCTGCATGTGCGCACCACCGGGGCCAAGGCCGGAGAGCAGGCGGCGTGACGACGTACTTCGCGCAGAAGGACTTCAGCACACCATGGGACAAGGTCCCCGAGCTGCTGCTGCCCGCCTACGGGCAGACCTGGCTGATGGTGGGAATCACTATGGTGCTGGTCGTCCTGATCGGGATACCGGTCGGGATCACCCTGCACAACACCTCCGAATTCGGACTGTTTCCCGACCGAAGGGTGTTCTCCGTCCTCGACACGATCGTCAACATCGGCCGTTCCCTTCCGTTTCTGAT
This window encodes:
- a CDS encoding methionine ABC transporter ATP-binding protein, coding for MIEIENLTKRFGDRTVLDDISLSVASGEILAVVGPSGAGKSTLSRCVSFLERPSSGTVRVDGKDFTRLDGTELIAARRSVGVIFQSAPLLRRRTVSQNIALPLEYIGATSASADKRVTELLDRVGLADRASFYPAALSGGQKQRVGIARALALGPSNLLSDEATSGLDPTTTKSILALLSHLRDEYGLSIILITHEMEVVREVADSVARIDNGRIIESGSVEDIILDPASALAHELLPDRPAVPAASDGEIWEISYASRDVPLDWLTSLQNIPGFSGTRVNVLSASVEAIRGVAVGRAVLSISPSAPAGFADYLRHRGLHVRTTGAKAGEQAA
- a CDS encoding LLM class flavin-dependent oxidoreductase, giving the protein MSEPLKFHWYLPTHGDTTTIADNQSDFQARAQSHLLPTLENLTSLVRVAEDFGFEAALTPTGSACEDSWIATAALAQHSRHLKFLVAFRPGVLSPVLAAQEASTYQRFTGNRLALNIVTGGEEAEMRRYGDHFDKAARYRRTGEFLTVLRGVWQGGEFSFAGEFYTVENARIAYPVTSVPTIYFGGSSPEAIEIAAEHADVYLTWGEPPDQVAEKIEQVRVAAARFGRTLRYGVRLHTVARPDEAAAWARAEELLSGVTAGAVRAAHQRFVRSGSEGQRRMAALTNGELVDARSLEVYPGLWAGPSLLRDGAGTAAIGSYQAVADVLREYAALGVTEFVLSGYPQTDEIQHFGAGVLPLVQEPAVVG